A part of Carassius carassius chromosome 4, fCarCar2.1, whole genome shotgun sequence genomic DNA contains:
- the LOC132133780 gene encoding V-type proton ATPase subunit G 1-like, with the protein MASQSQGIQQLLQAEKRAAEKVAEARKRKNRRLKQAKEEAQAEIEQYRLQREKEFKTKEAAALGSHGNSAVEVDKETVDKMRCIQSSYQQNKEAVLANLLKMVCDIKPEIHANYRVAG; encoded by the exons ATGGCGAGCCAGTCTCAGGGCATCCAGCAGCTGCTGCAGGCGGAGAAACGAGCCGCAGAAAAGGTCGCAGAAGCCCGTAAAA GGAAGAATCGCCGTCTGAAGCAAGCCAAAGAGGAGGCGCAGGCTGAGATTGAGCAGTACCGTCTGCAAAGAGAGAAAGAGTTCAAGACAAAGGAGGCTGCG GCACTGGGGTCCCATGGAAACTCCGCTGTAGAGGTGGATAAGGAGACCGTAGATAAGATGCGCTGCATCCAGAGCAGCTATCAGCAGAACAAGGAAGCTGTGCTTGCAAACCTGCTGAAGATGGTGTGCGACATCAAGCCAGAGATCCATGCCAATTACCGTGTCGCTGGATAA